The Raoultibacter phocaeensis genome contains a region encoding:
- the argS gene encoding arginine--tRNA ligase, whose product MQIREQLELVVNDALKNAIEGGALELEEAPHAALERPRDESNGDWASTVALRTAKLAKKNPRDIAQIIADHIPENDLIESVEIAGPGFINIRLKSAAFQSVLADVLKLKESYGKGEIEQGKRYVNLEYVSANPTGPMHVGHGRWAALGDATARVMRHAGYDVYEEFYINDAGVQMDLFGKSVACRYLQMLGQDIPMIENGYGGGYIKDIAQSIIDRDGDKWVDADEAARTEEFREFAYAQMLQLMKDTLEGFGNHFDCWFSERSLYVEGPDGTSPVSRSIKAMDEKGYVYEEDGATWFRSTAFGDEKDRVMIKENGEFTYFMSDVAYHYDKLSRGFDHLINIWGADHHGYVKRCEAMLEAWGRPGALEIMLGQLVNLYRDGEAVRMSKRTGEMITFAELIDEVGVDATRYLMLSRSQDQPIDFDIEVAKKKDASNPVYYVQYAHARICSILRKAAPAGDAEAVVAGTKSMEELIEKLFSSEADLSLLTHESEIALMRKMSEFGELVADAARDRAAFRLTHYAQDLAALFHQFYTNCHVLGEDKELEKARLSLVNGTRIVLAKALDLLGVSAPEQM is encoded by the coding sequence ATGCAAATTCGCGAACAACTTGAACTCGTGGTGAACGATGCCCTGAAAAACGCAATCGAAGGCGGGGCTCTCGAGCTGGAAGAAGCGCCGCACGCGGCCCTCGAGCGTCCGCGCGACGAATCCAACGGCGACTGGGCTTCGACGGTTGCCCTGCGCACCGCAAAGCTCGCCAAGAAGAATCCCCGCGACATCGCTCAGATCATCGCAGACCATATCCCCGAGAACGATCTGATCGAATCGGTCGAGATCGCGGGCCCCGGCTTCATCAACATCCGCCTCAAATCGGCGGCGTTCCAAAGCGTGCTCGCCGACGTGCTCAAACTCAAGGAATCGTACGGCAAGGGTGAAATCGAGCAGGGTAAGCGCTATGTGAACCTCGAATACGTTTCCGCTAACCCGACCGGCCCCATGCACGTGGGCCACGGCCGCTGGGCTGCGCTCGGCGATGCCACAGCACGCGTCATGCGCCATGCGGGCTACGATGTCTACGAAGAGTTCTACATCAACGATGCCGGCGTGCAGATGGATCTGTTCGGCAAGTCGGTGGCATGCCGCTACCTTCAGATGCTCGGTCAGGATATTCCGATGATCGAGAACGGCTACGGCGGGGGGTATATCAAGGATATCGCCCAAAGCATCATTGACCGCGATGGCGACAAATGGGTCGATGCCGATGAAGCTGCGCGCACTGAAGAATTCCGCGAGTTCGCCTACGCCCAAATGCTCCAGCTTATGAAAGATACGCTCGAAGGCTTCGGCAACCACTTCGACTGCTGGTTCTCGGAGCGCAGCCTGTACGTCGAAGGCCCCGACGGCACGAGCCCGGTTTCCCGCTCCATCAAGGCCATGGACGAGAAGGGCTACGTGTACGAGGAGGACGGCGCAACCTGGTTCAGGTCGACGGCGTTCGGCGACGAGAAAGACCGCGTCATGATCAAGGAGAACGGCGAGTTCACCTACTTCATGAGCGATGTCGCCTATCACTACGATAAGCTGTCCCGCGGATTCGACCACCTCATCAACATCTGGGGAGCCGATCACCACGGCTACGTCAAGCGCTGCGAGGCCATGCTCGAGGCCTGGGGCCGTCCGGGCGCGCTCGAAATCATGCTCGGCCAGCTCGTGAACCTCTACCGCGACGGCGAAGCGGTGCGTATGTCGAAGCGCACCGGCGAGATGATCACGTTCGCCGAGCTCATCGACGAGGTGGGTGTGGATGCGACGCGCTACCTCATGCTGTCGCGCTCACAGGACCAGCCGATCGACTTCGATATCGAGGTCGCCAAGAAGAAAGACGCTTCGAACCCGGTGTACTACGTGCAGTACGCCCATGCGCGCATCTGCTCCATCCTGCGCAAGGCGGCTCCCGCGGGGGATGCCGAGGCGGTTGTCGCCGGCACGAAGAGCATGGAGGAGCTGATCGAGAAACTCTTCTCCAGCGAAGCCGACCTGTCGCTTCTCACTCACGAATCGGAGATCGCGCTCATGCGCAAGATGTCCGAGTTCGGCGAGCTTGTGGCCGATGCCGCACGCGACCGCGCGGCGTTTCGCCTGACTCATTACGCTCAGGACCTGGCAGCTCTGTTCCACCAGTTCTATACGAACTGCCATGTGCTCGGCGAGGACAAAGAACTCGAGAAGGCACGTCTGTCGCTGGTGAACGGTACGCGCATCGTGCTTGCGAAAGCGCTCGATCTGCTCGGCGTTTCAGCGCCCGAGCAGATGTAG